Within the Glycine max cultivar Williams 82 chromosome 12, Glycine_max_v4.0, whole genome shotgun sequence genome, the region aaaaaagttagttggGTCAAAAACAAGAGTGTAGGCCCAATATTCTCATCCAACAACACAAAAGAAacctagcttttttttttttcattgtccagtcatttgtcatttttctttcaaacaaaAACCTTCATTTTGTTCTCATTCTCCAATGACGACCCATGGCAGCGATGGAAGAGCTTCGATGGTTGCAAATAAAGGAGAAGTCGTATATGAAGAGAAGTGAGAGTGGTAAAGGGTCACGAAGGAGTGGAGATGAgattttttatccaaaacaCATATTTCAAAAGGAACCAAATCTACTTTGTCAACTGCTTTTCCTTGCTGGGGGCACGAGTTTGCATAGAGGATGTTGTTTGGTGCGTATCATGATGCAATTTCACAATTGACAGCaacgttattattattattttttaatagatgcATATGTTGGACTGAGTTTTCAACCAGTTGGGTCATTGGGTTCTGTCAAAATTGATCAGTTTGTACCGGGCCAAACCGGTTCTCATGCATCCTCGATCCAATAGCTCACCTGGGTCGGTTAGGGGTTCGGGTCCTGGTTGAACTAGTATGATCAGTTGATTTAGACCATTTTAATAACTATAGGTTGAGCATTGACCCCCAACCTGAttaccataacttttccactcATTTCATGGCTGGTGATGTATGTTGATTAGTTAAAgattcattttatatttgtgtATGTGTATGTTacataagtgaaaaaaaatattttattttttagatttttgcaAATCGAGATGATTTGTTGTGTTGGGCTTGAGATTTGGGAAAAAGTCTTGGATTTATTCTTGTTATTCATGTGTCAGAAAATGAGAGGAAAATCTGTCCTAGTAAGTTGTGAAAATGGAGGAAAGTACAAGTAATACAAGGATAAGTTAGTCTGCAAAAACATTGGAACCAAAAAATGTGAGTGTCTGCTTAAATTAAAGGAGAAGTTTGTCAAAGAGGTAGGTTGGAAACTTTTTGTTATTTGTGATGTACATAACCATAAAGTTAGTGAAACATTATACTAGTCATTTAAGCAATGAAAAAAAACTATGCTTAGTCAAATGATCAAAAACATGATGAAGCCTGATCAAATTTTGTTGACAATCAAaaattaagattataaaaatgtcACTACCATTAAGATCGTATACAATGAGCgacaaagatatcaacatgAACAAAGGGGTCCAAGAATAAAGGTGCAACATCTACTGAAGTTGATAgaatgtgataaatatgtatttaaagGATGATTGTCCCTCGTCTCCTATTGCACCACAATGGAATACATACTGCACACATGAAGCTTGTTCATGGCAGAAACTGTACCTACAACGCATTCAAGAATTCAACTCATTGATATTCATTCAACTATAGGATCTCAATATGTAATAGACATCATTGAGGATTAGTCGTTTTAATTAACTTCTTTTGTATTAAGTACTATTATGTGTATTCATTTGACGCTTGGTAAACTCTAGCTaatgtttttattcatttaatgtgGACTATAAAGTTTGCTAGTTCTCAAACATTTAATTATTACGATTGACAGacaaaaataacaatgaaaacATGTTTTCATTGTGCAAAAtgcatagaaaaaaatataacaataaaaacataattttgttaGACAATTTCTCTTTTCAACAACATAAACCTATTTCTATTTTGCAAATGGGGGTGACAAAAAATAGCATAATGGAACACGTTTCTGTTGTGTAACTAtcaaaatgttttcattttgcaaatgagaataaaacaattaacaacgaaatcttaattttgttgtacacatgtaaaataaaatcatgattacGTTGTTATATTCACCACCATTTGGAAAACAAAAACCCTCTTGTGTTTTATTTCTTGTCAAGGGACAATTTGGGAATACCAACATAAGGCTTCCATTTGGGTAGTGCCAATAAAAAATTTGGTAGTATCAATAGCAATACGTGGGTCATGGGCATGCTCCGTGGAGGAGGAAATTGAGCCCTTGACAGGGTATGAAATGAAAGAAGTTAAGATGTAGTTTGATttgagtgtttattttttaaaaataatttttatttttaaatttttaagatttagaaAATATGTATAAAGAAGAAAGTATTTTAAGATgtgatcatttttatttctttagaaaaaatgaaaacattaatTTGTTGTATTCAGTTTTTGACCggtgtttaaaaatattttcacaattttgaacaaacattcttttttatttttcttttctttaaaaataaaaaaaaaacattcaaagctAGTTCATGAGATTTCCACTTTCCACTCGTCTTTCATTTCATGGgtactatttttaattagagAATGTGGAAAATGAAATAAGGATTAGTTTGTGTGATTTATTACGAagtgaagttattttttttaatttttttttcttttgctaaaCGAAGTGAAGTTAATGCGATTGGATTTGGTTTCCAAAGTTTGTAGGTCAACGGTAGTTAATGGCTCTGAATTGATGGTCCATTGACATTCATTAACCATAGGTAATTGGCTTATGAGTAAACAACacactaaatatttttatatttatattatctaaTGAAATTATAACATGTGTAATAGTTATTATATACTCCGAtctcaaaataataatcattctaaactattttataaagataaaaataataataaataaaaaaagataataataattttataaaattaatcttatataatcattaatttttttataaatttttttgtttatcattaatattataaaaaatataaataaaaaataattaatattatattaaaaactaaatgtcaattattttagaacatttttttcttttacataataattataataagacaCAAAGAACACAGGTGTTATATTTCATCAAAGGACTGCtatatttgttgtgtttttaCCCAAAAATACTTGTAAAATAACTGTTGGTGTATAACACACATATATGCATTCATATCaggaatttgaaaatcattaaatttataaatgtatattttataagaattaaaaaatattcatgtgTATTATCATTTTTGTTAACTTATTTAATTCTATTAGcacaattgaaaaattattcaaactAAATGTTAATcaatagattaaaaatatcatatcaggaaatacaagttaaaattaaatggtacgttttttataatattacattaatgttttatattgaaCTATTAAATACAAAGTTAATGaacttaatgttttaaaataaatatattcaatattTGTATTGAATTAATCAGAGGTCAATACTTAATAATAAGAAATTGTAAAAGAGTATCCTGTTATGAAAAAGGGGAAATatgaattaaaatacataatatttattatattaaaatataaatttattaaatattattttaataaacaaaatagtcaataaaatatattaagttagtaataaaataatttagtatatttcttcattatttttcttattaaataattaaatatcaaatgttaaaatcactcatcaaaatatttatttatttaataataaaaattattaataattttttttaggctcAAATAACCCTCTGATTCTTAtaaaatagtgttttttttatgttcttaaagactttttttttgttttttcctttaaagtttaaaattttgatgatataattaTGATGTTTACAATAGATTAACTAATCACATCATTAATGAATCTGGTAAGAcaataacatgtttttttaatttttagtaaattatatttttaaatttctgatTAACTAGTCTAACATTATCTATTATTTTGAATacagaaaattttaaaagacaGTTCACCTAAAAGTTACCAAATAAAAATCTTTGAagcaatacaataaaaaaaaaacttcctaTTTTATAAGGACTGATAGGTTATTtaagtcttatttttattactattttttttttgaaaagcaaaACACTTCATtaactgaaaaaaaatactaaattaatgTATCATATTCATTgttctattatttaaaaagtagtatttaatacatttatattttgaatataattttttatcttaattaataatttttcattttaataaaaacaaattctttcataatatttatttctaaatattgACCTCcaattaattcaataaaaaacatttaatgcaATTTATTGTAAAACATTAAATACATCAACTTTGCATTTAACAattctatataaaaatatatactaatataatattataaatagaaatataattaaaaaatcattaatggtaCTATAAATTTATAAGACATTTATAGCtttgaaaaagaatttaatttaaatatatgaataatgTAAGCATTCAAGTATAAATTGAGACGTGAAAGAGGATTATTAAATTAGATCTACCTAACAAGTGTTCTTAACACTTGTTgataaactaaaagaaaaaaatatctattaaaaatattataaaaaaattataacaacacaattttatgtattttaataactgttttattcttttattaatgtGCTAATGATATTCGTTACCATTTGTGAATTTTCCTATTAAATTAGTTATGGTTACTGTTAAGCTCGATAACTGAACctattatttaattgaatttaactTTTTGAGACAAAATTCCTGGTGTCCGGACACACCACACaacattgttttctttctttttgcatcgCTATTAGGGTTTCCAGAGTTGCACTTTCCCTTTCTTCCAATTCATGCGTTTTGTTTTGGATTCCCTCTCTCTATCTCGCCAAATCCCACCGAATCGTGCGACGCGGTATGACTATTTCGTTTCTCTTCACGTTTCTCCCATCAATGTATTCTGCACTTGCCATGCGGTTTTGgcagtgacttttttttttgaatcaggATTTTCCTTCCCCTTTCTTTGCTTGTTGTGTCGTGTTTGGGTCGCAGCTCGAATTTAGTGGAACTAGAATGCTTGATTTGgggtatttttgttttgaaaatgaaaattaatgaataatgtAATGTGTGATGTGTGCTCTGTTTTTGGTTTTTGGGTGggaaagttgttttttttatcctgTGGGAGAATAAAGAAGGAAACATGGTAGCTGCATCCTGGTTTATGATTCTTTGTGGTGTGATTGCTAATGAAGTAAGGATTTAGGGGAAAGTTTTCATAGGAAGAAAGAAATgcagttataaattataatcttaGCTGAgtgatttattattgttttatgagAAAGGTTTGTGATTTTCATGTGGGCTTGTAGCTTGATTGTTGGTTAGCATGATGTATTTTCGCTTGTGTTTTTAATCAAGTGTATTTAGTTGTCTCCATTTACTGCAGgaggtccttttttttttcccacctTGTTGAGTGGATTGTGGATCCCTTGAATTGAATATGAAAAACTCCATCTGTGGTAACCTGCATGGTTTCAACTTGTGCATTTGTGTTATTAATCCTTATTGCGTCGATACTTGTACTTATAGCTTATGGCTTGTGGAGTGAGCTGCTCAATGAGGCTTTTATTTGCAAATATCTAGTTTTGGTTATTGATGAGAATTCTAATGCTAGTTTCATTCAGCCAAATGCCAATTTTGAGCGTACTATTATGGTTAAGCCTTTAGTATATGCTGTTGTTAAATGTTAAGAGTTTTGCTTTTCCCAATTTGCCTTAGCTAGATTGGAACGATATCTAGAATTATATTGGAAGTTTGAGTATGACATTTCATTAATGTACTTTTAATATTAGAATCagctgaaaataataaaatttatcgtGGATTACATTCAGTAAAATGGTAACTAGGGTTTCAGTTCATTCATTGAGGAGTATGTACTATGTGGTGAGTACTTGTGTGGTAGCCACAGAAAATTCCACTTTACATGTATTAGTTGGACTGAGGAAAGGTGGAGTTTGTATGATTGTATCCAAAAATATGTATTTCTTTAGATTAAAATGATTGAGTTCTGCCTGTAAGTTTTCTTAACGATTTGACACTGTAAATTTTTGCATTACTAAGATATCTTTCCTTGCTTTGCTGTATTATGAGTTTCTTATGAGTTCATCCTCATTTCCATTTCTATACTTGGTCTATACTTTATCAAAAAGCACTATTTAGACAagttaatattttcaaagatttttggataaataaaaaCTCTGGATATCAAAATCCATTGACTCAGCTCCTAAACTCGTGTTTGTAATAATTTATtctgtgaaattatttttccatGCATGCTTGAACATCGTAAATTTCTTTTTACCTTTGGGGGGGTAGTTATCTGAGGTGGGATTTGCCAATGACCAGGCAGGCATTTGACGATTTATGTTAAAGAGTCAATTATAAAGAATATGACAAAGGTGCTGCATATGGAACTTCTTTTTGGTTGATGGTTGCTACTTGCAAGTACAGAGGTACATGATATAGAGACAAATTCATAACTTTTCCGAATTAAATGCACTTTACCACTTAGCTAGTTCTCATTACTAAAGTTTTAGGGCTGAATGGCTGATCAAGTTTGGCATGTGAGTGACCTTACCTTGTGCCCTGTGTCTTTATTATCATTGATGGAGGGTGAAATAAGCACATTAGAAAAGTTTTGCTGGTTAGGTCCTTATTACATAGTTCAACATGCAATTCATTCTGGGAGAATGGAGCTTGCTAACCTTATACAATAAGTGCTTTGAGAAGGGTGAGTCAGTTTAGAAGATTTATGCTGAGGATATGATTATGGATTATGACTAAAACCTGCATTCACTTTGTTCCGTGTTAAAACTGAAGAAAACAATAGTTCAGTTTACTACTAGGATTGCAATTACGGGACgacttttaatttgatattttgtcCATAAAACACTGGTTGTCTATCTTGATGTTGATCTTACCATTTGCACTAATCCACTGTGTTAGTAAAACACTAGCATTCTCCCCTGCACACAGGCCTTTTGACTATGTGAGAACAGATGATTCATTTTGTTGTTTGAGTCAGTTCTAATTTTGTTGCAGATTtgatctgtgtgtgtgtgtgtgtatgtagtGTCATGTTTGCAAATGTTGCCTCCTTAGATTAACCAATAAACTTGCATCAAGTTTATATGCATTAAAGACCAAGCTACTCTTTCTTCAGGTATATTGGAATCTCACTTGGGTTCTAATTGATGCATTCACACCATTAGCGGCTGGGCTCCAATTCTCCAAGATGAGCAATTCTCACTCTGAAAATCATGTAAGTGatttattctttataatttcATCAATTACTTGTTAGTAGTCGCCTAGTTGGTCTAAGAGATACAATCTACCTGCAGGATGAAGCTACTGTGGTGGGATTTGAAGTTCCAAAATCTCCTGATTCCAGTTACAATAATGTCTACCCTGGAAATGAAGATGAGGCAAGGGATCCACCTATGGTCCCTTCACATTTGCAACACACTTTGCTCAATTATCCTGCTAATAGAGACACTGCAGGAACTGTTCCATTGCCTAAGAATGTGATTCTAAATCATCTTTACATCGAGAATAGAGAGTCACCAAGATCTGTGGTGGCGTTGGGATTCACTCATCGTTTCCGCTCTAAATATGTTACGGTCGTGCTTTACAAACCAGTCCAAAGAAGGGGAAATACAAGCATTTAGTGTGCATATTAAAAACCTTGATCACCGATGGTTTGTAATGATTTGTTGTAGACTCGATATTCCAATTACTGGAGATGATATTTTAATGAATTCTAGATTGTTTCTTGGTAACTTAGCTgtatatttatttgtaaattcGTTTTAACGTTATGTGGCACAAGGTTATAaaccatttttatttgttgagttTTGGGTAGTGGTTCAATGGATAGGATGATAATGTGGGGATTTAAAATGACTTaccaacatatattttttaaattcaagtaaaaatttattgaaaaaatattacatttttatattttttgataaatttttttagtgaaatgcaattatttttaatttttaaaattagtgctAATACTTGATATTagcaaaattaatgaaactaaAGCTTTAGAAGTGAACCaatgaaaaaatgtttgaaaatcACTTATTTTCAAACTATGAAGTCTGAAATGCAAAGTTTTGCAAATATTATAATCAACAATAAATAACTTGTCAGagcaattcaaaatatattattgcataaaaaaaagcaaatcaaattttattcaaGAAGATATGTTCTTCAATAACTTCAACTGGATTTTTCTCAGAATCGGAGTGGAATGTCGAATTCCCAATTGCCCATAATGTGCTGTCCCGATATCCATTAGCTTATTGGTCGTGTTCATTGTGTTTTTAAAGCACCTTAGAAATTAGGATAAGATTAAACATTCATTATTTCTAAATCATTTCCCTTCCATTAAATTGCTTTGAAAAAGAGCAATTTTATTATTGGAAATTTTTTGAGAGcgcattttaaaattataggagaagaaatttttttca harbors:
- the LOC102661902 gene encoding SNF1-related protein kinase regulatory subunit beta-3 → MSNSHSENHDEATVVGFEVPKSPDSSYNNVYPGNEDEARDPPMVPSHLQHTLLNYPANRDTAGTVPLPKNVILNHLYIENRESPRSVVALGFTHRFRSKYVTVVLYKPVQRRGNTSI